Proteins from a genomic interval of Trichocoleus sp.:
- a CDS encoding class I SAM-dependent methyltransferase, which produces MTSGIVDQVVTNLPRPVTPIGIAASHLEAATMLLLQAENVPDELALHLQQALVLLTGLDNYLEQCTTPESPELTEIAQKTCNEPWQSDHLNGNTIRELEQEMLSGHVEGQTLKMFVQMMRAQRILDIGMFTGYSALAMAEALPEEGKLIACEVDPYTAEFARSRLTTSPHSSKIQIEVGAALETLDRLAANEESFDLVFIDADKQEYSAYYQKLMDSNLVSSQGFICVDNTLLQGQVYLPETDQSANAKAIVQFNQLVADDPRVEQVLLPLRDGLTIIRRL; this is translated from the coding sequence ATGACCTCTGGAATTGTCGATCAAGTTGTCACTAATCTGCCCCGTCCTGTCACACCAATTGGCATTGCAGCCAGCCATTTAGAAGCGGCAACAATGCTATTGCTGCAAGCTGAAAACGTGCCGGACGAGTTAGCGCTACATTTACAGCAAGCCCTGGTTCTGCTAACCGGATTAGACAATTATCTGGAGCAATGCACTACACCAGAATCACCTGAGTTAACGGAGATTGCTCAGAAAACCTGTAATGAACCCTGGCAATCCGACCATCTGAACGGCAACACAATCCGAGAACTGGAACAGGAAATGTTGTCAGGTCATGTTGAAGGGCAAACGCTCAAAATGTTTGTTCAGATGATGCGGGCGCAGCGAATTTTGGATATTGGTATGTTTACTGGCTATTCTGCTCTGGCGATGGCAGAAGCTTTACCCGAAGAAGGTAAATTAATTGCCTGCGAAGTCGATCCTTACACCGCTGAATTTGCTCGATCGCGCTTGACGACCTCCCCCCACAGCAGCAAAATCCAAATTGAAGTTGGGGCAGCCCTGGAGACGCTCGATCGATTAGCGGCGAATGAGGAATCGTTTGATCTGGTTTTTATCGATGCTGATAAGCAGGAATATTCAGCCTACTACCAAAAGCTGATGGACAGTAATCTGGTCAGTTCTCAAGGCTTTATTTGTGTGGATAATACACTCCTGCAAGGACAGGTCTATCTACCAGAAACCGATCAATCGGCAAACGCGAAGGCGATCGTGCAGTTCAACCAACTGGTCGCAGATGATCCGAGAGTCGAACAAGTATTGCTCCCGCTCCGTGATGGATTAACCATCATTCGACGCCTGTAA